In Candidatus Neomarinimicrobiota bacterium, a genomic segment contains:
- a CDS encoding Mrp/NBP35 family ATP-binding protein — MNKEKALEILKGIKYPGFSRDVVSFGVVKDVEIEGSNAVISVNITTNDSEKKQDIIDSIKNALVESGEIKDVQFNESEAIKRQTTPQQQDQWAGQALISGVKHTIAVASGKGGVGKSTVASNLAVSLSLIGYKVGLLDCDVYGPSVPTIMGIKEKPGIGENRKIIPIEKHGIKLMSLGLLLDDDSPVIWRGPIVAKLISQFVDDITWGELDFLVLDLPPGTGDVQLTLAQKVKLTGAVIVTTPQDLALLDADKGAAMFRQVNAPVLGIVENMSGFQCPHCNEQTDIFGSGGGEREALKLQVPFLGKIPLEPGVRKSGDDGVPISLSDKESASAQAFMYLAKKIENSVEVKENNAVLETA; from the coding sequence ATGAATAAAGAGAAAGCATTAGAAATATTAAAAGGGATTAAATATCCCGGTTTCAGCAGGGATGTAGTTTCATTTGGAGTGGTCAAAGACGTAGAGATTGAAGGTAGCAATGCCGTTATCTCGGTGAATATTACTACAAATGACAGTGAGAAAAAACAAGATATAATAGATTCAATCAAAAACGCTCTTGTAGAATCAGGTGAAATAAAAGACGTTCAATTCAATGAATCAGAGGCAATAAAGCGCCAAACGACACCGCAACAGCAGGATCAATGGGCAGGACAAGCCTTAATAAGCGGAGTAAAACATACGATAGCTGTTGCCAGCGGAAAGGGTGGCGTTGGAAAATCGACCGTAGCCTCCAATCTGGCTGTTTCACTTTCATTAATCGGGTATAAAGTAGGGCTTCTCGATTGCGATGTTTATGGACCGAGCGTGCCGACCATTATGGGAATCAAGGAGAAACCCGGAATAGGTGAAAATAGAAAGATTATTCCGATAGAAAAGCATGGAATCAAACTTATGTCACTGGGGTTATTATTGGACGACGATTCTCCGGTTATCTGGAGAGGACCTATAGTGGCGAAATTAATAAGCCAATTTGTAGATGATATAACATGGGGTGAGCTAGATTTCCTCGTGCTGGATCTGCCTCCGGGTACAGGGGATGTCCAGCTCACTCTTGCCCAAAAGGTAAAACTTACAGGTGCTGTCATAGTAACAACACCGCAAGATTTAGCGCTGCTTGATGCGGACAAAGGTGCGGCGATGTTCCGCCAGGTGAATGCGCCGGTATTGGGTATAGTGGAAAATATGAGTGGATTTCAATGTCCACATTGTAATGAGCAGACTGATATATTCGGAAGCGGAGGAGGCGAAAGAGAGGCGCTGAAACTGCAAGTGCCGTTTCTTGGGAAGATACCTTTAGAGCCGGGGGTGCGGAAAAGCGGCGATGATGGTGTACCCATATCTCTTTCAGATAAGGAATCCGCGTCAGCTCAGGCGTTTATGTATTTAGCGAAGAAAATCGAAAACTCTGTAGAAGTAAAAGAAAACAATGCTGTCCTTGAGACGGCATAA
- a CDS encoding sulfurtransferase TusA family protein, with the protein MKFTPDVELDTLGLICPYPIIETSKLIKQIDDGSLLAISADDRAILLDMPAWCHSNGHEYLGHEDLNNKKGYIVYVRKRNKIVSED; encoded by the coding sequence ATGAAGTTTACACCTGACGTGGAATTGGACACATTAGGATTAATATGTCCGTATCCTATCATAGAAACATCAAAGCTCATCAAGCAGATTGATGATGGGAGTCTGTTGGCGATTAGCGCCGATGATAGAGCTATTCTTTTGGATATGCCGGCCTGGTGCCACAGTAATGGTCATGAATATCTTGGACACGAAGATTTGAACAATAAGAAAGGATATATCGTATACGTTCGAAAAAGGAACAAAATCGTTTCTGAGGATTAA
- a CDS encoding 3D domain-containing protein has protein sequence MINRTAFFGALTVFLITGSGMKFSVDYNATRELNTLQEENRELLSNLVKIEKTLIWLGKEQKRNPYKGLTRVVSTAYNSDIDQTDSTPFITASGERVGEGTIALSRDMIRAENAFMAKMGYNNAATISFGDTIDIVYVRRMVVHDTMNRRYSERADIWMNSESDARMWGVRDVFIIPVGMNN, from the coding sequence ATGATAAATAGAACGGCGTTCTTTGGAGCTCTAACTGTTTTTCTGATTACAGGTTCAGGTATGAAGTTTAGCGTTGATTACAACGCCACAAGGGAACTAAATACACTTCAAGAAGAAAATCGAGAACTTCTCTCTAATCTGGTTAAGATAGAAAAGACACTAATCTGGCTGGGGAAGGAACAAAAGCGAAATCCTTATAAAGGATTAACCCGAGTAGTTTCCACAGCATATAACTCAGATATTGACCAGACGGATTCGACACCCTTTATCACTGCAAGCGGTGAGCGGGTGGGAGAAGGAACAATTGCTTTGAGCAGAGATATGATCCGGGCTGAAAATGCGTTTATGGCGAAAATGGGTTACAATAATGCAGCTACAATCAGCTTTGGTGATACAATTGATATTGTTTATGTGAGAAGAATGGTGGTTCATGACACAATGAACAGGCGATATAGTGAGAGGGCAGATATTTGGATGAACTCTGAAAGTGATGCCAGAATGTGGGGTGTAAGAGATGTCTTTATTATTCCGGTCGGAATGAATAATTAA
- a CDS encoding Rrf2 family transcriptional regulator has protein sequence MSELKRRLDIMEFTSKSEHAIHGLYYLSNKPIDEVIYVSEIAREQNVSESYLAKIFQSLAKADLVKSYRGSKGGYTLTRKPQDINLKEVIEAVEGIVPIFNCSGVKSSCSVSIHCMIQETFSEAEAKMFEVLEGVTMQGISEQLQGQSIVIDNNY, from the coding sequence TTGTCCGAATTAAAAAGGCGATTGGATATAATGGAATTTACTTCAAAAAGTGAACACGCAATTCATGGTTTATACTATCTGTCGAACAAGCCGATTGACGAGGTAATTTATGTGAGTGAAATTGCGCGCGAACAAAACGTGTCAGAGAGCTATCTTGCCAAGATATTTCAGTCACTCGCAAAAGCGGACCTCGTAAAATCATATCGCGGATCCAAAGGTGGTTATACCCTGACTCGAAAACCTCAAGATATAAACCTCAAGGAAGTAATTGAGGCAGTAGAAGGGATAGTCCCTATATTTAATTGCAGCGGAGTAAAATCTAGTTGTTCGGTCAGCATTCATTGTATGATTCAAGAAACATTCAGTGAAGCTGAAGCGAAAATGTTTGAGGTATTAGAAGGAGTTACTATGCAAGGTATCTCCGAACAACTTCAGGGTCAGAGTATAGTAATCGATAACAACTATTAG
- a CDS encoding DUF59 domain-containing protein yields the protein MLVEADILDALKDCYDPEIPVNIVDLGLVYDVDIEKKYVLITMTLTGQGCPMSAQISSDVTGRLRALDGVEEAGVNIVWDPPWNPSMMSDAAREKLGF from the coding sequence ATGTTAGTCGAAGCCGATATACTTGATGCGTTGAAAGATTGTTACGATCCGGAGATTCCTGTAAATATAGTTGATTTAGGTCTTGTCTATGATGTGGATATAGAAAAAAAATATGTATTGATTACAATGACTCTTACGGGACAAGGGTGCCCTATGAGCGCTCAAATATCTTCGGATGTAACCGGCAGATTGCGGGCATTGGATGGTGTGGAAGAAGCCGGAGTCAACATAGTATGGGATCCGCCATGGAACCCCTCAATGATGAGCGACGCAGCGAGGGAAAAATTGGGATTCTGA